In one Zalophus californianus isolate mZalCal1 chromosome 10, mZalCal1.pri.v2, whole genome shotgun sequence genomic region, the following are encoded:
- the LOC113932324 gene encoding 60S ribosomal protein L12-like — translation MLPKFDPNKIKVVYLRCTSGEVGATSALAPKIGPLGLSPKKVGDDITKATGVWKGLRITVKLTIQNRQAQIEVVPSASALIIKALKEPPRDRKKQKNIKHSGNITFDEIVNIARQMRHRSLARELSGTIKEILGTAQSVGCNVDGHHPHDIIDDINSGVVECPAS, via the coding sequence ATGCTGCCTAAGTTCGACCCCAACAAGATCAAAGTCGTGTACCTGAGGTGCACCAGTGGCGAAGTCGGTGCCACGTCTGCCCTGGCCCCAAAGATTGGCccgctgggtctgtctccaaaaaaggttggtgatgacatcacCAAGGCAACTGGTGTttggaagggtctaaggattacagtgaaactgaccattcagaacagacaggcccagattgaagtggtaccttctgcctctgccctgattatcaaagccctcaaggaaccaccaagagacagaaagaagcagaaaaacattaagcacagtggaaatatcacttttgatgagattgtcaatattgcccGACAGATGCGACACCGATCTttagccagagaactctctggaaccattaaagaaatcctggggactgcccagtctgtgggctgcaatgtagatggccaccaccctcatgacatcatagatgacatcaacagtggtgtGGTGGAATGCCCAgctagttaa